The following are encoded together in the Halobaculum limi genome:
- a CDS encoding DUF2270 domain-containing protein, whose amino-acid sequence MSQDTESDAQANARGQTERSNDGKDNVNETESAREAGSESPESTEAESREETVGPTGDPGDPRVGEGLLDASMGPSSAFAHLYRGELHRMKLWRERLDRTTNWAVILLAAVLTWAFTSTSNPHYVILVGNLAVGLFLVIEARRYRAYDVWRSRVRTIQQHVWARGLDPERPLTDANWRRDLAEDYDQPTLKITAEEAIAHRLRRVYLPLFAILNGAWVLRVTAFTAEPWPASAAIGMIPGLVVAGAVGVAMLAASVVALRPRTWYSTGELRTEDLRSR is encoded by the coding sequence ATGTCGCAGGACACCGAGTCGGACGCGCAGGCGAACGCACGGGGGCAAACAGAACGATCCAACGACGGAAAAGACAACGTGAACGAGACCGAGTCAGCGAGAGAGGCAGGGTCCGAGTCCCCGGAGAGCACGGAAGCCGAGAGCCGCGAAGAAACCGTCGGGCCGACGGGCGACCCCGGCGACCCGCGCGTCGGCGAGGGCCTCCTCGACGCGTCGATGGGGCCGAGTTCGGCGTTCGCACACCTCTACCGTGGTGAGCTCCACCGGATGAAACTGTGGCGCGAGCGCCTTGACCGGACAACCAACTGGGCGGTCATCCTGTTGGCGGCCGTGCTGACGTGGGCGTTCACCTCCACGTCGAACCCCCACTACGTCATCCTCGTCGGCAACCTCGCGGTCGGCCTGTTCCTTGTCATCGAGGCGCGGCGCTACCGAGCGTACGATGTGTGGCGAAGTCGCGTCCGAACGATCCAGCAACACGTGTGGGCGAGGGGACTCGACCCAGAGCGACCGCTCACAGACGCGAACTGGCGGCGAGACCTCGCGGAAGACTACGACCAGCCGACCCTGAAGATCACCGCCGAGGAAGCTATCGCCCACCGCCTGCGTCGGGTGTATCTCCCACTGTTCGCTATCCTCAACGGCGCGTGGGTGCTCCGCGTGACGGCGTTCACCGCCGAACCGTGGCCTGCGAGCGCCGCAATCGGGATGATTCCGGGCCTCGTCGTCGCCGGCGCGGTCGGCGTCGCGATGCTCGCGGCGAGTGTCGTCGCCCTGCGACCCCGGACGTGGTACTCGACGGGAGAACTCCGGACTGAGGACCTCAGAAGTCGGTAG
- a CDS encoding MBL fold metallo-hydrolase — protein MFEVVSVDRLADAVDADREFTLVDTRPVDSYESWRVPGAVSFPFGPTEALSNDRLDEFADIAASSDTVYTICGKGVTSANLAVRLSRAGYDEVYAVSGGMRDWNDIYETAAFEPDDDLVVVQFQRRGKGCLSYLVGSRSAGEAVIVDPGRHTDQYLAAAAARGLQITQVLDTHVHADHISGGQALAHELGVPYRLGERASERDVELGYEPIADGETVAVGTTDLTAHATPGHTSELLSYRLGDVAVFTGDSLFVDSVGRTELQFGESGAADGARLAYDTLHDVFGEMAGDLQVLPGHVHVAPDGTWGTGTPNELVGRRLDEVLDGLDLYGLDEETFVERMTGDLPEKPPNYERVIDINRGWGEAADDLDAVTLETGRNNCAV, from the coding sequence ATGTTCGAAGTGGTCTCCGTGGACCGACTGGCCGACGCCGTCGACGCCGACCGTGAGTTCACGCTCGTCGACACCAGACCCGTCGACAGTTACGAATCGTGGCGCGTCCCCGGGGCAGTGTCGTTCCCGTTCGGCCCCACCGAGGCGTTGAGTAACGACCGTCTCGACGAGTTCGCCGACATCGCGGCGTCCTCGGACACCGTCTACACCATCTGCGGGAAGGGGGTGACCTCCGCTAACCTTGCGGTTCGGCTCTCGCGCGCCGGCTACGACGAGGTGTATGCCGTCTCCGGCGGGATGCGTGATTGGAACGACATCTACGAGACGGCCGCGTTCGAACCCGACGACGACCTCGTCGTCGTCCAGTTCCAACGACGCGGCAAGGGCTGTCTCTCGTACCTCGTCGGATCACGGTCGGCCGGCGAGGCGGTCATTGTTGATCCCGGTCGCCACACCGACCAGTACCTCGCGGCGGCCGCCGCCCGCGGCCTTCAGATCACACAGGTGCTCGATACGCACGTCCACGCTGACCACATCAGCGGCGGGCAGGCGCTGGCACACGAGCTCGGCGTCCCGTACCGACTCGGAGAGCGTGCGAGCGAACGCGACGTGGAACTCGGCTACGAACCGATCGCCGACGGTGAGACGGTCGCCGTCGGTACCACTGATTTGACTGCCCACGCGACCCCCGGCCACACCTCCGAACTGCTGAGTTACCGGCTCGGCGACGTTGCGGTGTTCACCGGCGACTCCCTGTTCGTCGACTCGGTCGGACGGACAGAACTCCAGTTTGGCGAGTCCGGAGCCGCCGATGGCGCGCGCCTCGCATACGACACGCTTCACGACGTGTTCGGCGAGATGGCCGGCGACCTGCAGGTGCTGCCCGGGCACGTTCACGTCGCCCCCGACGGCACGTGGGGAACCGGCACACCCAACGAACTCGTCGGGCGGCGACTCGACGAGGTCCTTGATGGTCTCGACTTGTACGGCCTCGACGAGGAGACGTTCGTCGAGCGGATGACCGGGGACCTCCCCGAGAAACCGCCGAACTACGAACGGGTCATCGACATCAACCGCGGCTGGGGCGAAGCCGCCGACGACCTCGACGCGGTGACGCTCGAAACCGGTCGCAACAACTGTGCCGTCTGA
- a CDS encoding TrmB family transcriptional regulator yields MDLTSSQREILNALVNGYLETESPMPATTIAETCDRHVGTIRNLMQMMKSLNLVEGVPGSKGGYVPTDQAFEALGRRPDEDGETLGMAHDYDRIDVDVDTIDFTNVHHPDRCRVRVRFRESVERFNVGDPVVVGPTPSAGLVIAGQVLAVDPGRNELHLDVARLEAPLAE; encoded by the coding sequence ATGGACTTGACCAGTAGCCAGCGGGAGATTCTCAACGCCCTCGTCAACGGGTATCTCGAGACCGAGTCCCCGATGCCGGCCACGACGATTGCCGAGACGTGCGACCGACACGTCGGGACGATCCGAAATCTGATGCAGATGATGAAGTCGCTGAACCTGGTCGAGGGCGTTCCAGGTTCGAAGGGCGGGTATGTGCCGACCGACCAGGCGTTCGAGGCACTGGGTCGACGCCCGGACGAGGACGGTGAGACTCTTGGGATGGCCCACGATTACGACCGAATTGACGTCGACGTGGATACCATCGACTTCACCAACGTCCACCACCCCGACCGCTGTCGCGTCCGGGTGCGCTTTCGTGAGTCGGTCGAGCGGTTCAACGTCGGCGACCCGGTCGTCGTCGGTCCGACGCCGTCGGCCGGCCTCGTCATCGCGGGACAGGTCCTCGCGGTCGACCCCGGCCGCAACGAACTCCACCTCGACGTGGCTCGACTCGAAGCGCCATTGGCGGAGTGA
- a CDS encoding universal stress protein: MISRVLVPVDDSEMADRAVRYALEAHPDAEIVVLHVVGEPSAMMGKAVGLALEDDIQQAAEEHASTVHQRARDIAERYDGEVTTAVAWGDPAKEIVNRAADFDTVIIGSHGGTLAERLFVGNVAQKVFRRSPVPVTVVR; this comes from the coding sequence ATGATATCCCGTGTTCTCGTTCCAGTGGACGACTCTGAGATGGCTGATCGAGCCGTTCGATACGCCCTCGAAGCACATCCCGATGCTGAGATCGTCGTACTCCACGTCGTCGGGGAACCATCCGCGATGATGGGAAAAGCAGTGGGTCTCGCGTTGGAGGACGACATTCAACAGGCTGCCGAAGAACACGCATCGACGGTTCATCAGCGTGCCCGCGATATCGCGGAGCGGTACGACGGGGAGGTCACGACTGCTGTCGCGTGGGGAGACCCAGCCAAAGAGATCGTCAATCGAGCAGCGGATTTCGATACGGTGATCATCGGCAGTCACGGGGGAACGTTGGCTGAACGACTCTTCGTCGGGAATGTTGCTCAGAAGGTGTTCCGGCGCTCACCAGTGCCGGTGACGGTCGTCCGGTGA
- a CDS encoding NAD+ synthase yields MATGQQSPRYVPPVDDERPTPEAVVNRATTHIADRVDTTGASGVVVGLSGGIDSATTAALAVEALGANAVTALVMPTATTSDADVEDARRYAEALGIRCDTVSLTEAMDVFKRYVAPQVAPAGDEYAAGNLAARLRMCCLYAVADATDSLVVGTSNRTERLLGYFTKYGDGAGDLFPLSEYDKTTVRRVARHVGVPDSIVEKRPTAGFWEGQTDEAELGASYAALDHVLREAVDHGRDPTTAVGSTDTVSVAPEMAARQLRRVDASEHKRQTPPTPERMPGLAHVGISAESSTAETDADAAQRLLVCAQPFVREYVESTDASGLVVTLDGSVESSVAAAVAARAVGPERVHGLHLPCYKRPRSDGVDPETIAETLGIEFDRVNVRPLVSELEGVLPTRVQTSTDVAGSCALVARVRLACAYYVANTTSSLVVGTLTRTDHHLGTFTPFGDAIGDVHPLGAHYRSEVERAANGLDIPSPASEQSVSLDINAESDTGVPEQSSHHSGSERDAILEWLIDRDGGVTRTAAAVGVDDSLVSEYARHHAERRDGTRIAPTPPSETDRGYFYDLELKFE; encoded by the coding sequence ATGGCGACCGGCCAACAGTCGCCACGGTACGTCCCACCGGTCGACGACGAGCGACCGACCCCGGAGGCGGTCGTCAACCGTGCAACCACCCACATCGCCGACCGCGTCGACACCACGGGCGCGAGCGGCGTCGTCGTCGGTCTCTCGGGCGGTATCGACTCCGCGACTACGGCGGCGCTAGCCGTCGAGGCACTCGGCGCGAACGCCGTCACCGCACTCGTGATGCCGACGGCGACGACGAGCGACGCAGACGTAGAGGACGCCCGACGATACGCCGAAGCGCTCGGTATTCGCTGTGACACGGTCTCGCTCACCGAGGCGATGGACGTGTTCAAACGGTACGTCGCGCCGCAGGTCGCACCCGCCGGCGACGAGTACGCCGCTGGCAACCTCGCCGCCAGACTCCGGATGTGCTGTCTGTACGCCGTCGCCGACGCGACGGATTCGCTCGTTGTCGGGACGAGCAACCGCACCGAGCGCCTCCTAGGCTACTTCACGAAGTACGGCGACGGCGCTGGCGACCTGTTTCCCCTGAGTGAGTACGACAAGACAACCGTGCGCCGAGTGGCACGACACGTCGGCGTGCCCGACTCTATCGTCGAGAAGCGCCCGACCGCCGGCTTCTGGGAGGGACAGACCGACGAGGCCGAACTCGGCGCGTCGTACGCCGCACTCGACCACGTGTTACGGGAGGCAGTCGACCACGGCCGCGACCCGACGACTGCCGTCGGATCAACCGATACCGTCAGCGTCGCACCGGAGATGGCTGCACGACAACTCCGCCGCGTCGACGCCAGCGAGCACAAACGCCAGACGCCACCCACCCCCGAACGAATGCCCGGGCTCGCTCACGTCGGCATCTCAGCGGAGTCGTCGACCGCCGAGACGGACGCCGACGCAGCACAGCGACTGCTCGTGTGTGCACAACCGTTCGTCCGCGAGTACGTCGAGTCGACGGATGCGTCGGGCCTCGTGGTGACGCTCGACGGGTCGGTCGAGTCGAGCGTCGCGGCCGCCGTCGCCGCGCGTGCAGTCGGTCCCGAGCGCGTTCACGGACTCCACCTGCCGTGTTACAAGCGCCCACGCTCGGATGGTGTCGACCCCGAGACAATCGCAGAGACACTCGGTATCGAGTTCGACCGCGTCAACGTCCGACCGCTCGTCTCGGAACTGGAGGGGGTGCTCCCGACGCGGGTGCAAACCTCGACCGACGTGGCTGGCAGTTGTGCGCTCGTCGCTCGGGTTCGCCTCGCGTGCGCTTACTACGTCGCGAACACCACCTCGTCGCTCGTCGTCGGCACGCTCACGAGAACCGACCATCACCTCGGGACGTTCACCCCATTCGGTGACGCCATCGGCGACGTGCACCCGCTAGGTGCGCACTATCGCTCGGAAGTCGAGCGTGCTGCCAACGGACTGGACATCCCTAGTCCAGCGAGCGAGCAGTCTGTGAGTCTCGATATCAACGCGGAGAGCGACACAGGGGTCCCGGAGCAGTCGAGTCACCACAGCGGAAGTGAGCGAGACGCGATCCTCGAGTGGCTGATCGACAGAGACGGTGGCGTCACGCGGACAGCCGCCGCCGTGGGCGTCGACGACAGCCTCGTCAGCGAGTACGCCCGCCACCACGCCGAGCGGCGCGACGGCACTCGCATCGCTCCTACGCCACCCTCGGAGACGGATCGCGGCTACTTCTACGACTTGGAACTGAAGTTCGAATAG
- a CDS encoding ABC transporter permease, translated as MNGGQTVEGGRDDATGPRPATYRHLAAAVLKREYLIFVRYPANAVGAVVISLFFFGVLFFGGRMVAGQALTDSIEGIIVGYFLWSLSVGAYSSISNDIGSEVQWGTLERHVMTPFGFAPVALLKGVAKVVRTFLISSIVLAAMLLVTGTTLSLNVGTVTVIAVLTVLSVLGLGFAAGGIAVLYKQIGNWLNLLQFGFIVLISAPAFDIPWLSLLPLAHGSGMLQRAMVDGVRLWEFPATDLLLLVAVAAGYLAFGYVVFEAATRRARRLGVLGDY; from the coding sequence ATGAACGGTGGACAGACGGTCGAGGGGGGCCGCGACGACGCGACCGGACCGCGTCCGGCGACGTACCGCCACCTCGCGGCGGCGGTCCTCAAACGTGAGTACCTCATCTTCGTACGCTACCCGGCGAACGCAGTCGGCGCAGTCGTCATCTCGCTGTTCTTCTTCGGCGTGTTGTTCTTCGGCGGGCGGATGGTCGCCGGCCAAGCGCTCACGGACTCCATCGAGGGCATCATCGTCGGCTACTTCCTGTGGTCGCTGTCGGTCGGCGCGTACTCGTCTATCTCGAACGATATCGGCAGCGAGGTACAGTGGGGGACGCTTGAACGCCACGTAATGACGCCGTTTGGGTTCGCTCCGGTCGCCCTCCTGAAAGGCGTCGCGAAGGTCGTTCGGACGTTCCTTATTTCGTCGATCGTCCTCGCGGCGATGCTACTCGTCACCGGCACGACGCTCAGCCTCAACGTGGGCACGGTGACGGTTATTGCCGTGCTGACCGTGCTGTCGGTGCTCGGTCTTGGCTTCGCCGCCGGTGGAATTGCAGTCCTCTACAAACAGATCGGCAACTGGCTGAACCTCCTCCAGTTCGGGTTCATCGTCCTCATCTCCGCGCCCGCGTTCGACATCCCGTGGCTGTCGCTGCTGCCGTTGGCGCACGGCAGCGGGATGCTCCAACGTGCTATGGTCGACGGTGTGCGTCTGTGGGAGTTCCCCGCGACGGACCTGCTGTTGCTGGTCGCGGTCGCCGCCGGATACCTGGCGTTCGGCTACGTCGTGTTCGAGGCGGCGACCCGACGGGCGCGCCGCCTCGGCGTCCTCGGCGACTACTGA
- a CDS encoding ABC transporter ATP-binding protein: MTDGGVGDTADPRAENTAATLSTHQQSASGSTGATAETNATGRERTTAVSVEGIRKQFGEGDDAVTAVDGVSFDLAQGSVTGVLGPNGAGKTTLIKCILGMVLPDEGRVELLGHDVLEDPRSAYTHVDAMLEGARNDYWRLTVRENLRYFTTISGVDPDSVADRHERILRQLDLTEKADTPVRDLSRGMKQKVSLASVLAGGAEVVFLDEPTLGLDVESSRTLQRELRRLVEEEDLTVVLSSHDMDVIETVCDRVIIMSDGRIVADDTVEALLRGGDVHAVQITSSDFDESLVTAVRKRVDLRSIESVDDGDATRIEAAVDSDGLYELLAFLREEGVTLRAVRTVEPDLEDVFVSLTGLDGGER; the protein is encoded by the coding sequence ATGACAGACGGAGGCGTCGGCGACACCGCCGATCCACGGGCGGAGAACACGGCCGCCACGCTCTCGACGCACCAGCAGTCTGCGTCCGGGTCTACCGGTGCAACTGCCGAAACGAACGCCACGGGTCGCGAGCGAACGACCGCCGTCTCGGTCGAGGGCATTCGCAAACAGTTCGGTGAGGGTGACGACGCAGTCACCGCGGTTGACGGCGTCTCGTTCGACCTCGCGCAAGGGTCGGTGACGGGTGTCCTCGGGCCGAACGGCGCGGGCAAGACGACGCTCATCAAGTGCATCTTGGGGATGGTACTCCCCGATGAGGGTCGTGTGGAACTACTAGGTCACGACGTACTGGAGGACCCCAGATCCGCGTACACCCACGTCGACGCGATGCTCGAGGGGGCGCGAAATGACTACTGGCGCCTCACCGTTCGGGAGAACCTCCGCTACTTCACAACCATCAGCGGCGTCGACCCAGACTCCGTCGCCGACCGTCACGAGCGTATCCTCCGGCAACTCGACCTCACGGAGAAGGCCGACACGCCCGTCCGCGACCTCTCGCGCGGGATGAAACAGAAGGTGTCGCTGGCGAGCGTTCTCGCGGGCGGCGCGGAGGTGGTGTTCCTCGACGAACCGACGCTCGGTCTCGACGTGGAGAGTTCGCGCACCCTCCAGCGTGAACTGCGCCGTCTCGTCGAGGAGGAAGACCTCACGGTCGTCCTCTCCAGTCACGATATGGACGTGATCGAGACCGTGTGTGACCGGGTGATCATTATGTCCGACGGCCGCATCGTCGCTGACGACACGGTGGAAGCGCTCCTCCGCGGCGGCGACGTTCACGCCGTCCAGATCACCAGTTCCGACTTCGACGAGTCGCTCGTAACAGCGGTCCGCAAGCGCGTCGACCTCCGATCGATCGAGTCGGTCGACGACGGCGATGCGACCCGGATCGAAGCCGCTGTCGACAGCGACGGCCTGTACGAGTTGCTCGCGTTCCTCCGTGAGGAGGGCGTCACGCTCCGGGCCGTCCGCACCGTCGAACCAGACTTGGAGGACGTGTTCGTCTCGCTGACGGGCCTCGACGGAGGCGAGCGATGA
- a CDS encoding DUF4097 family beta strand repeat-containing protein, which translates to MNKKQSPTLTRRTVLGLGATLATTSLAGCLGGFSVENQVSERSTASFDPATVSTIRVTNAIGDVTVEGAATDRIGVDVIKASGDGQVGLDRIVVKNIVEDGVLTVATRINDSDRTRAIDRESATISVRVPRAATALTVASVESAVGDIRIGNTRGDTIVRGGVGDIDVQNVDGFLSVRSGVGDVRAVDVTGIDSITSEVGDVTVDLFGIRRGVDISTLAGDISVDVANDLDFDLVAETSSRIDSDLELTRRSGSSTRLAGRQNRGGHRLTVRSDVGRIAFRTVRR; encoded by the coding sequence ATGAACAAGAAGCAGTCCCCCACGCTCACCCGTCGAACGGTGCTTGGTCTTGGAGCCACCCTCGCAACCACCTCGCTGGCCGGCTGTCTCGGTGGGTTTTCCGTCGAGAATCAGGTGTCAGAACGCTCGACCGCATCGTTCGATCCCGCGACAGTCTCGACGATTCGTGTCACGAACGCCATCGGCGACGTGACTGTCGAAGGAGCAGCCACCGACCGTATCGGCGTCGACGTGATCAAAGCGTCCGGCGACGGACAAGTGGGACTCGACAGGATCGTCGTTAAGAACATTGTCGAAGACGGTGTCCTCACGGTCGCCACGCGGATCAACGACAGCGACCGCACTCGAGCTATCGACCGCGAGTCAGCGACGATCAGCGTTCGTGTTCCGCGTGCGGCGACGGCGCTCACAGTCGCGAGCGTCGAGTCCGCAGTCGGCGATATCAGGATCGGCAACACACGTGGCGACACCATTGTTCGCGGTGGCGTCGGCGACATCGACGTACAGAACGTGGACGGCTTCCTCTCGGTCCGGTCGGGGGTCGGCGACGTACGCGCCGTCGACGTGACCGGCATCGACAGCATCACTTCGGAGGTCGGCGACGTGACCGTCGACCTGTTCGGCATCCGTCGCGGCGTCGACATCAGCACGCTCGCGGGGGACATCAGCGTCGACGTAGCGAACGACCTCGACTTCGATCTGGTCGCCGAGACGTCGAGTCGCATCGACTCCGATCTGGAACTCACGCGTAGGTCCGGGAGTTCGACGCGCCTCGCAGGGCGACAGAACCGCGGCGGTCACCGCCTCACCGTCCGCAGCGATGTCGGCCGCATCGCGTTCCGGACGGTCCGACGCTGA